The Procambarus clarkii isolate CNS0578487 chromosome 12, FALCON_Pclarkii_2.0, whole genome shotgun sequence DNA window aaaaacagAGGTCCCAGCACAGAgcctttaggcactccacttacaacattttcccactctgacttgattccatttatactaactctctgtttcctttggtatagccatgccctaatccagcttaatatagcacccccaataccatgagactctatctttttaatcagtctttcatgtggcactgtatcaaaagctttgctaaagtcaaggtacacaatcatcacaatccttaccactatcaactgcctcaactatgctagaataaaaagataacaaatttgttaaacatgaacggccatttataaaacaatgttgcgactcaattattaatttatgtttttcaagatgaagacgaattttatttgctattatagattcgagtaactttcccacaatagacgttaggctaattggtcgatagttagacgcaagtgatctatctcctttcttaaaaactggtatcacactagcaactttccaaaactctggcactctgcctgactctattgatttattaaatatggttgacagtgggtcacaaagctcctctttgcattttttaagcaccctggcaaacatttcatctggccctggggatttgtttggtttgagttttactatttgtttaagaacatcctccctggtaactgctaaactcgtccacCTGcccttgtccccacccacatagacttgttcggctgaaggcatattgttaagtacctctttagtaaatacagatacaaaatatttaataaaaatactactcatctcttcatcactatctgttatttgacctgtctcagtttttaatggacctatcctttccctagtcttagtacgatataactgaaaaaaaccctttaggatttgtgtttgcttgccctgctatgcgaacttcatagtttctttttgcattccttatttcttttttaacatttctaaccagttgtacgaattcctgttctaaagtgacctccccatttttaatccttttgtaccaagctctctttttacctataaggttcttcaaattctttgttatccactttgggtcattaggattcgatctattcaatttgtatggtatactacgttcctgtgctttgtttagaatattcttaaataagttatatattgaatccacatcgaaatccccatttaagtcacctatcgctgggtttatgtctcgctccaagaccggcccacaccccatacccaagactttctaatcaatttgaccccaaaaaattttcttaggctattaaaatcagcttttcgaaaatctggcactttaacagaattttctcctactggtctattccattctatgctaaatctgatttctttgtgatcactgttccctagctcactccctatttcgatgtcattaatttgtgtttccctgttagttaacacttaaatataaaatattattttaaaatattatttttttattatatagctgaagaaccacaccaggtgtcttgttactaacgcttcgattaataaatcccagtgtcctatttgccttattacgaacattcatgcattgatccttttgttttaaattctttgtTTTgttgtcccatcataagattaatttcaaataatctatctcgaatgctaagtatatttaattctttctgcatgttgagaactttggtagttataggacagccaagtataattctgagtgcttcattttgcattttttccagtctattaatacttttgccattctgcaggaccaaagctggtgcatgatagtctatcagagactatCTCTGTAAATATGATGTATTTACATACGCTaaatgctattctaatattaataccatatttcgggctgtaccccactacagttctgagagccttgagtctgtctctacattgttgatgtaacttattgactgcagttgaggtacaagggacagagactccaaggtatttgaaagaagagacatagtctattggtatgttgtctatcttaagttttcgtggtccacttttgcggttgccaatttgtctgttaaataccttagttttagcagcgttgattacaagaccaaggctctcactagctgtatgtatacaatttaagactgtttgcatttcgcggtgggttttagtatgcacaaggatgtcatctgcatagctgatagtgatgtttgggattcggactagttgggattgattttagtaaagcattaattagaacattaaacaaggtaggactaagtactcctccttgtggggtgcctagttgtgccttttatctccatgaacagtaagaaaggttgtgatacagttgtgtacacttttactatgtgtgaaaccattgatatcaggtgacatgtgctctttaactctatacaataatctattaagcatcattctctcaaaggttttgcacatgcaactggtcagtgagatgggacggaaagcatcaggttggtcAGGCTttagtacaggtaccgtaagactggtggtctatgatacaggcaactgcccagtgacatagctggcattaaacaattctaataatgggttaccgggtacacgatgtaggagtcttagaatatcataggtgataccgtcctcaccaggagcagtgctcctgcccctggagagggctgcatccaattcataatctgtatatggaacatcacattcatcatgttgcttgctcaacatgaaatttatgagcgaATTTCTGTTTGTGGACCtctcctgcaatttctccctagtgctagctggtaacattccaaggctggaaacctgagccctggctttctgtagcgggtttgggtgtgaaacttgtctactattttcaccaataattttgtttatgcctttccaggctttgctcaggggagtatgcaggttaagtccactaacaaaaccctcccattcattttgtctcagttcagtcattctctccctcgccgctgcaagcgcggcctgaaacagttttaacatttgaggagttctaaggctcttatatgctttacctgtctgtctagcaattgatttaagctctttcagtttagcatcatcattgtactggttgtgtctgacctgtttaccagtacttctttttgtttggcgtgactcactatttttgatggcctcataggtattatttatgaggtcatcataaaactgttgtacattctcaggcccataattgttataccaatgttctatgctgtctataaagaatttttcttcCTCTTTCctactgttagcctgcgtctactcagcttaaattcttactaatcataactcccagatccctttcacaatctcaactccatctagctcgtatcttgtaactctatcatcattacctaacctcagaactttacatttatcagcattaaactgcatctgccaatcctttgaccatttcaaaaccctatctagatcaacttgaagtgatagtaagtcttcttccgaattaatttccctactgattttcgtatcatcggcaaatttgcaaatgttgctactcaaacctgaatctaaatcatttatatatatattaaacaacagaggtcccaggaccaacccgtcctcgactcaagtccattacattcagcggtcaaccccacagacgcattcataaattttaacatgctgttcattcaaaatgggctaaccatccagtgtgatggggaatttttagcatcacgtaactagctttttgacactgtactcccccttcatgtagtctagggtagctgcacaaatgcagatgtacctaatgtattaataaaaaaaaggaatacctccatacacctattcttgtaatggtagtgcttacatatttgcactttaacatacacatcaaaagtacacgcacacacacagaccagcacaacCCCACACATGCACAAAACCACCCACATACATTAAGCATTTTTACTTAATTTAAAATAGAAACGTTTAAAAACATTTGCTGGCGATGAATTTAAAAACATTAGTTATACGTTTGCACCAAAGGTCCATGAATTGAGTGACTGAAATTAACGTATTTTATATGTTAAAAACGACTTTATATAAATGTCACCTTTCTGCGACCAACGTCAAAAACATCAAAAAACACATTTAAGAtggttttcacatttttcatccagatgaagaccctaatcacagctactctccaagcaccaggcgctaagatatttaaatattttatttgtacttgaataaaggtacatattattcTTTGGGATGGTAAATAATGAGATGTAAATAATAGCATTCATTTATTACAACAGTGTTTATTGAAGTACTTGTTTATTAATACATAGTTCTTATAAGACAGAAACGTGAATACAGGTCTTCAAATACATACAAGAGTCCAAAGAAGGCTTCGTGTATAATGATAACACAGGAAGCTTGAGGTTCATATGAGGCGGCAGTCAAGTGTGAGGTCAACTCATGAGAGGGCAGTGAGATATTTGTGATGTTGCAAGTCAAACGGAGCACTGTCAGCTCCTACCACATCCTCAAAAAGGTATCTCATTTACTACGTCCACTGCGATATTGTTTTCCTTTGCGTTCACAACGATTccaatcccttcctctctctctatttgattctctttCTCAACGATTTTTTCGGTGATGGGGAAGATGGGCTGGAGATCCTCGTCGCTGACGTTGTTCTGATCTGCTGCGATGTCTCTTTCTCGACCTTTCCTTCCCTCTTTCATGATCTGTCTCCTGTGAGTGACTTCTGCGAAGCTTTTCTCTTTCTTTGTCACATGGAAGGCCTCGGTGTGGGGAGCGAGAGTGGCCTCTGCCATCCTGGTCGTCACAGAGTGTTGTTCGGGATGGctctactggatcatttcttggtCTTGGTAAAGGAAAGATGTCCTCCTCATCACTTTCCCTCTCGTGGTTGTCCAAATCATCATTTAATACGGATACTCGTCCTTTAAGCTCGTTGTTGACTTCATGAATCGGTCTCTTTTGGATCCTCGGTAAAATTATATCACATGAACATTCATCTCTTAATAAACAATCAATATATTCATCCATGTGAGTAAACTGGAACTGGCCGGAACGGTCAATAACGCGTAGTTTTCTAAAGTCATTAAGGAGAGGTTCCAGGTACTTGTAACAATTCAGTGATCCACATACAAGCCTCAAGTAAAATGCCCCCAAAGCACGAGCATACTTAAAATCCTCTTGTGTGATGAATTCTATAATTATGTCAGTCTCAGGTTGGATCTGGAGCATCTTTAGCACGAGACATAGGAATGGCGTGGGTTTGCTGTTGGCTCCGtgaacaccaccaatacacctgAGGGCTATTGCTTTGTCGACTAGTAATTCCGCCGAGAGGGCAAAGCATTCTTCTTTCCAGTACCTAGAGTCGTATATCCTAGTTCTTATAATTTTCTCAACTAAATACTGGGGGTTTGTGCCGTGAGTGGCCCGGGCTTCCCTGATCGTGCGGTTGGCCATGTCGCCTACTGATTACAGAGCCcatgtttgattgattgatgaagattaagccacccaaaaggtggcacgggcatgaatagcccgtaagtggtggcccttttaagccattaccagtatcaagagctgatactggagatctgtggaggtgcgaatgcaccctgcatgatgggagtttCCCTTGTTTCCCATGAATGTTTCCCTTGTGAatatgttaagatgaagatgaagcccgtaagtggtggcccttttgagccatcaccagtatcaatagatgatactggagacctgtggaggtgcgactgcacccagcgtgacgggagatgtctcccggtggtgatgaggaagagagagagagagagagagaagattaagccacccaaaaggtggcttgggcatgaatagcccataagtggtggcccttttgagccatttccagtatcaatagatgatactggagatctgtggaggtgcgactgcaccctgcgtgacgggagatgtctgtacatattctgattgattgattgatgaagattaagccacccaagagatggcacgggcatgaatagcccgtaactggtggccctttcgagccagaaAGCTTTatcatcaaaagatgatactggagatctgtggaggcgcaactgcacccagcgtgacggtagatgtctcccggaccaagtggtgagccCATGTTTAAGATGGAGGCGTATTTATTAGTGTCCTAGAGAAGAGGGTAGGAGTCAGGTGTCAGTGAGGGATAGAAgaggggtggggaggaggagcaaGATTATGAGAGCATATGAACATAAAAAcagagataactgcagaaggcctattggcccgtacgaggcagctcctatttataagaatttataagaacataagaacaaaggcaactgcaaaaggcctattggcccttacgaggcagctcctatctataaccacccaatcccactcataaacatgtccatcccgcgcttgaaacaatcgaggaaccccacctccaccacgttatgcggtaattggttccacaaatcaacaaccctgttaccgaaccagtatttacccaagtctttcctaaatctaaatttatccaatttatacccattgtttcgtgttctgtcttgtgttgatacttttaataccctattattatcccgtttgttgtgtccatcaatccacttgtaaacataagaacatagaacaaaggcaactgcagaaggcctattggcccatacgagacagctcctatttataaccacccaatcccactcatacatgtccaacccatgcttgaaacaatcgagagaccccacctccacaatgttacgtggcaattggttccacaaatcaacaaccctgttactgaaccagtatttacccaagtctttcctaaatctaaacttatccaatttatacccattgtttcgtgttctatcttgtgttgatacttttaatatcccctttgttatgtcccttcacccacttgtaaacctctatcatgtcacccctaactcttcacctttccagtgaatgcaatttaagctttgttaatctttcttcatatgaaagatttctaatttggggaattaacttagtcatcttacgctgaacacgttcaagtggatttatatccattctatagtattgcgaccaaaactgaactgcataatctaaatggggcctaaccagagcaagatataagaacaaaggcaactgcagaaggcctattggcccattacgaggcagctcctatttataaccacccaatcccactcatatacttgtccaacccgctcttgaaacaatcgagggaccccacctccagcacgttatgtggtaattggttccacaaatcaacaaccctgttactgaactagtatttacccaagtctttcctaaatctaaacttatccaatttatacccattgtttcgagttgtcttgtgttgatacttttaataccctattaatatcccctttgttatgtccattcacccacttgtaaacctcaaccTTGtaaatcatgtcacccctaacacttcgcctttccagtgaatgcaacttaagctttgttaatctttcttcatatggaagatttctaatttggggaattaacttagtcatcctacgctggacacgttcaagtgaatttatatccattttacaatatggcgaccaaaactgaactgcataatctaaatggggcctaactagagcaagatatagcttgagaaccacaccaggtgtcttgttactaacgctgcgattaataaatccaagtgtccgatttgccttattacgaacatttatgcattgatccttttgttttaaattcttactaatcataactcccagatccctttcgcaatctcaacaccatctagctcgtatcttgtaactctatcatcattacctaacctcagaactttacatttatcagcattaaactgcatctgccaatcctttgaccatttcaaaaccctatctagatgaacttgaagtgatagtgagtcctcctccgaattaatttgccgatgattttcgtatcatcggcaaatttacaaaagttgctactcaaacctgaatctaaatcatttatatatattataaaaacagAGGTCCCAGCACAGAgcctttaggcactccacttacaacattttcccactctgacttga harbors:
- the LOC138364036 gene encoding pre-mRNA-splicing factor 38-like, coding for MANRTIREARATHGTNPQYLVEKIIRTRIYDSRYWKEECFALSAELLVDKAIALRCIGGVHGANSKPTPFLCLVLKMLQIQPETDIIIEFITQEDFKYARALGAFYLRLVCGSLNCYKYLEPLLNDFRKLRVIDRSGQFQFTHMDEYIDCLLRDECSCDIILPRIQKRPIHEVNNELKGRVSVLNDDLDNHERESDEEDIFPLPRPRNDPETDHERGKERSRKRHRSRSEQRQRRGSPAHLPHHRKNR